From the genome of Scytonema hofmannii PCC 7110, one region includes:
- a CDS encoding DUF389 domain-containing protein, with translation MRQVIIQVPREQGQQVLDIAKSVDGVNLAEFQAKGSEEFIDIVLVHVSNQHVEKLLAKLENLSKVHITLIPSGVVTLHPPKEEAPQQVTNVEERSPIEIFLSGLQSVGSWKGFLGYAAAAGFVVWSGLFTNTIYLLTAAMLIAPFAGPAMNVAIATARGDRQLMGRSILRYFAALAVTIAIAGMLSLIMRQEIPTSLMIENSQVSSVAVFLPLAAGAAGALNLIQSERSSLVSGAATGMLVAASLAPPAGIVGMASVLGRWDLAIDALFLLLLQLAGINLTAASLFRLFGLSARGVRYKRGKSWLFPVALVCTAIALISLLSWQFTNSPNLQRASLAQRANAEIQEVVNHNPLTDLVEANARFTRADIKSQNTLLCVVYVQRRAGVTTSSAEIRSRLTQAIQTRLLQQNFNITPLVDVSVLESL, from the coding sequence ATGCGCCAAGTCATTATCCAAGTACCACGCGAACAAGGACAACAGGTTCTTGATATTGCTAAGTCTGTTGATGGAGTGAACCTTGCCGAGTTCCAGGCAAAAGGCAGTGAGGAATTTATTGATATAGTACTAGTTCATGTTTCCAATCAGCACGTTGAGAAGTTATTGGCAAAATTGGAAAACCTATCTAAAGTACATATTACTCTGATCCCCTCAGGTGTTGTAACTTTACATCCTCCAAAAGAAGAAGCTCCTCAACAGGTCACAAATGTAGAAGAACGCAGTCCAATTGAAATATTTCTCTCTGGTTTGCAAAGTGTTGGTTCTTGGAAAGGCTTTTTGGGGTATGCAGCAGCAGCAGGTTTTGTCGTCTGGTCTGGCTTGTTTACCAATACAATTTACTTACTAACTGCAGCAATGCTGATTGCTCCATTTGCAGGTCCGGCAATGAATGTAGCAATTGCCACAGCTAGAGGCGATCGCCAACTCATGGGGCGCAGTATACTGCGTTATTTTGCAGCGTTAGCTGTCACGATCGCGATCGCTGGAATGCTCAGTTTAATTATGCGTCAAGAAATTCCTACAAGCTTGATGATTGAAAACAGTCAAGTTTCTTCAGTAGCAGTGTTTTTGCCTCTAGCAGCTGGGGCGGCAGGAGCACTAAACTTAATTCAATCGGAGCGAAGTAGCTTGGTTTCTGGAGCAGCCACTGGAATGCTAGTCGCTGCTTCTCTTGCTCCTCCTGCAGGTATTGTAGGTATGGCAAGCGTGCTTGGTAGGTGGGATCTGGCAATTGACGCTTTGTTTCTCCTACTACTGCAACTTGCGGGCATTAATTTAACAGCTGCCTCTTTGTTCCGACTGTTTGGTTTGTCTGCACGTGGGGTACGCTACAAGCGAGGCAAAAGTTGGTTGTTTCCCGTAGCATTGGTATGTACTGCAATCGCACTCATTAGCTTGCTCAGCTGGCAGTTTACCAACTCCCCAAATTTGCAACGCGCTTCCCTTGCTCAAAGAGCAAACGCGGAAATTCAAGAGGTTGTCAATCACAATCCTCTAACCGATTTGGTAGAGGCAAATGCTCGCTTTACCCGTGCCGATATAAAAAGTCAGAATACATTGCTTTGTGTAGTTTACGTTCAACGTCGTGCGGGCGTTACAACATCTTCTGCTGAAATTCGCTCTCGCCTGACTCAAGCAATTCAAACTCGTTTGCTACAACAAAACTTCAACATTACACCTTTAGTTGATGTCAGCGTGCTTGAGAGTCTTTAA
- a CDS encoding fasciclin domain-containing protein: MRSFLRRSSGSALLSIAMTVGAMVPLTTSVPAIAQTTSPSPTPSPSPTPSQSVNNFSDVAPDYWARPFIQALAQRNIITGFPNGTFRPEQPVERAEFAAMIANAFEQNQIRPLGDTGFRDVSADYWAVSAIREAFQTGFMQGYSGGLFLPEQPIPRAQALTAIAQGLRLSAKETPANTLRTYYEDAGRIPAYAINPIAAATEANIVVNYPNVRTLNPLRTLTRAEAAALLYQALVQQERVEPLANNVSATNYIALRNNQVSQNTSTTSTTTSTTEPGDIYALSTLNFTTLSSALKAAGLANVLRDGGPYTVFAPTDKAFAALPKETLNKLLQPENKEILARILRYHVVSGEITANKLSNGELKTLADRPINVKVNRTSNQIAVNDASVVQPNIQASNGIIHAVDEVLLPPNLDLNKLGR; encoded by the coding sequence ATGCGTAGTTTTTTACGTAGGTCATCAGGTAGTGCCTTACTATCTATTGCTATGACAGTTGGTGCAATGGTTCCCCTAACAACTTCTGTTCCTGCCATTGCTCAAACAACTTCTCCATCTCCAACTCCATCTCCATCTCCAACTCCAAGTCAGAGTGTAAACAACTTTTCTGATGTTGCACCTGATTATTGGGCGCGTCCATTCATTCAAGCCTTAGCTCAAAGAAACATCATTACAGGCTTTCCTAATGGAACCTTTAGACCGGAACAACCTGTGGAACGTGCAGAATTTGCTGCAATGATTGCCAATGCTTTTGAGCAAAATCAAATTCGTCCATTAGGTGATACTGGATTTAGAGATGTTTCTGCTGACTACTGGGCTGTTTCTGCCATTAGAGAAGCCTTTCAAACAGGATTTATGCAAGGCTACAGTGGTGGCTTATTTTTACCAGAGCAACCCATTCCTAGAGCACAAGCTCTAACTGCCATAGCACAGGGATTGCGTTTATCTGCTAAGGAGACGCCCGCAAATACTCTCAGAACTTACTACGAAGATGCCGGACGGATACCAGCTTATGCCATCAATCCTATAGCGGCTGCAACTGAAGCAAACATTGTTGTCAACTATCCAAATGTAAGAACTCTCAATCCGCTTAGAACTCTAACTCGTGCGGAAGCAGCGGCATTGTTGTATCAAGCTTTAGTACAGCAAGAACGTGTGGAACCACTGGCTAACAATGTTTCAGCGACTAATTACATTGCTCTTCGCAACAACCAAGTTAGTCAAAATACATCAACAACTTCCACAACGACTTCTACAACAGAACCTGGGGATATTTATGCCCTCTCAACATTGAACTTTACTACACTGAGTTCTGCATTAAAAGCAGCAGGTTTAGCAAATGTTCTCAGAGATGGAGGTCCTTATACTGTTTTTGCTCCAACCGACAAGGCGTTTGCTGCTTTACCCAAAGAGACGTTGAACAAATTGTTACAACCTGAGAACAAAGAAATTCTTGCTAGGATTTTAAGATATCATGTGGTATCTGGTGAAATAACTGCCAATAAACTCAGTAATGGAGAATTGAAAACTCTTGCAGACAGACCCATCAATGTGAAGGTTAATAGAACTAGCAATCAAATTGCTGTCAATGATGCAAGTGTAGTTCAACCAAACATCCAAGCCAGCAACGGTATCATCCATGCAGTTGATGAAGTGTTACTACCACCCAACCTCGATCTAAATAAGTTAGGAAGGTAA
- a CDS encoding ATP-binding protein — MVKLTRSQLKRYSVPIVTVLLALLSTRLLLYLHKLTIYPLFLAAVMVSSWYGGMGPGLLATVLSAVASTYFFRRGYLWDVSLSSLVGLAQFVLVALLINSLTSSLRFARQQAERNARTAQQNHERLRQSQESLRESEERYRLLVEGARNYAIFMLDPNGYFVSWNIGAERILGYQEHEILGQPFERIFTPEAIEQGRPQQILRTALTEGFSKENRLHARKDGTHFWSYCIITPLQDENGNLRGFAKIMQDITERKQVEEERQELLQREQAARKSAEAANKAKDEFLAIVSHELRTPMTAILGWAGMLQTGMLDASRAAVAIETIERNANLQMQLIEDLLDISRIVRGDISLNCRSVNPVEVITAALEVVQAAANAKAIQLDFIPNTTIEPIWGDSERLQQVVLNLLSNAIKFTPNGGRVEVRLSKEESRESGVESREQSPQFLSYAQIQVSDTGKGISADFLPHVFDRFRQADATSTRSNKGLGLGLAIARHFVELHRGTIQADSPGEGQGATFTVQLPLITVSSPENSQVSDPERQTQPLAVEEDSTPLDNPASLNGVGVLVVDDETDVREWISTVLAERGAQVMAVGSVREALAALEQFRPDVLIGDIGMPEEDGYVLIRKIRELELEIGGRVQAVALTGYARVEDYTKAINAGFQVHLAKPVRAVELVEVVSRLAKNV; from the coding sequence ATGGTGAAATTGACGCGCTCTCAATTAAAACGTTATAGCGTCCCTATAGTAACGGTTTTACTGGCTCTACTATCGACACGCTTGCTATTGTATCTGCACAAGTTAACCATTTACCCACTGTTTTTAGCTGCTGTTATGGTAAGTTCGTGGTACGGTGGTATGGGACCGGGGCTATTAGCAACTGTTTTGTCTGCTGTGGCTAGCACTTACTTCTTTAGACGAGGCTACCTATGGGATGTAAGCTTGTCAAGTTTAGTGGGATTAGCCCAGTTTGTGTTAGTAGCACTGCTGATTAATTCGCTCACTTCGTCTTTACGCTTTGCACGACAGCAAGCTGAGAGGAACGCACGTACAGCTCAGCAAAATCACGAGCGCTTACGTCAAAGTCAGGAAAGCCTGCGCGAAAGCGAAGAACGTTACCGTTTGCTAGTAGAAGGAGCTAGAAATTACGCTATTTTCATGCTCGATCCAAACGGTTACTTTGTCAGTTGGAATATTGGAGCAGAAAGGATTTTAGGTTATCAGGAACACGAGATTCTCGGTCAACCTTTCGAGCGAATTTTCACACCAGAAGCAATTGAGCAAGGCAGACCCCAGCAAATACTAAGGACAGCATTGACTGAAGGTTTTTCTAAAGAGAATCGCTTGCATGCACGCAAGGATGGCACTCATTTTTGGTCATATTGTATCATTACACCTCTACAAGATGAGAACGGGAATTTGCGTGGTTTTGCAAAAATTATGCAAGATATTACTGAGCGCAAGCAGGTTGAGGAAGAACGCCAAGAACTCCTGCAGCGCGAACAAGCCGCACGCAAGTCAGCAGAAGCAGCAAACAAAGCAAAGGACGAGTTTTTAGCAATAGTTTCTCATGAACTGCGTACTCCTATGACAGCAATTCTGGGATGGGCTGGGATGTTACAAACAGGTATGCTAGATGCTTCTAGGGCTGCTGTTGCCATTGAGACTATTGAGCGTAATGCCAACTTGCAGATGCAACTTATTGAAGACTTGCTTGATATTTCACGTATTGTTAGGGGAGATATCTCGCTAAATTGCCGCTCGGTTAACCCGGTGGAAGTGATAACTGCAGCGCTCGAGGTTGTGCAAGCAGCAGCCAATGCTAAGGCAATTCAACTAGATTTTATTCCTAATACTACAATAGAGCCAATTTGGGGTGACTCAGAGCGCTTGCAACAAGTTGTGTTAAATTTACTCTCTAACGCAATCAAGTTTACACCGAATGGCGGACGGGTTGAGGTGCGATTGTCAAAGGAGGAGAGCAGGGAATCGGGAGTAGAGAGTAGGGAACAATCGCCCCAGTTCCTAAGTTACGCCCAGATTCAAGTCAGCGATACGGGTAAAGGTATTAGTGCTGACTTTCTACCCCATGTTTTCGATCGCTTCCGTCAAGCAGATGCCACAAGTACTCGTTCTAATAAGGGTCTGGGTTTAGGGCTAGCGATCGCACGTCATTTTGTCGAATTACACCGAGGTACTATCCAAGCAGACAGTCCGGGCGAAGGACAAGGAGCGACATTTACTGTACAGCTACCATTGATAACTGTCTCCTCACCAGAAAATTCTCAAGTAAGCGATCCGGAACGCCAGACACAGCCGCTTGCTGTTGAAGAAGATTCAACACCATTAGACAATCCTGCAAGCCTTAACGGGGTGGGAGTGTTAGTTGTAGACGATGAAACTGACGTGCGGGAATGGATTAGCACAGTGCTTGCTGAGCGTGGAGCACAAGTGATGGCTGTTGGCTCAGTCAGGGAGGCGCTTGCAGCACTCGAACAATTTAGACCGGATGTACTAATCGGTGACATCGGGATGCCTGAAGAAGATGGTTACGTACTAATTCGTAAAATCAGAGAACTTGAACTGGAGATAGGCGGGCGCGTTCAAGCAGTTGCACTTACGGGCTATGCTAGAGTAGAGGACTACACAAAAGCTATCAATGCCGGATTTCAGGTACACTTGGCTAAACCAGTTAGGGCGGTTGAGTTAGTTGAGGTTGTCTCTAGGCTTGCCAAGAATGTCTGA
- a CDS encoding DUF3611 family protein → MLFALFSRSVTTQTKNLGIGFAIFLAIVGFFLLCFRIYWAFRYRHLAKLLQAPNPEIHPKKEDLIQVLRVCSIASFSGLLVAFLGSEVAVIAILAKALAQPQGVAVYNPEQVIRSLDIFVMLANVNMIGTHFFGEVTSLGLLYWVED, encoded by the coding sequence TTGTTGTTTGCGTTGTTCAGCCGTAGTGTCACTACCCAAACGAAGAACCTTGGTATTGGATTCGCTATATTTTTAGCTATTGTTGGCTTTTTCTTACTATGCTTCCGAATCTATTGGGCTTTCCGTTATAGGCATTTAGCTAAATTACTACAAGCACCAAACCCTGAAATACATCCTAAGAAGGAAGACTTAATTCAAGTTTTACGGGTCTGTTCAATAGCTAGTTTTTCTGGTCTGTTAGTAGCTTTTCTTGGCTCTGAAGTGGCTGTTATTGCGATATTGGCAAAAGCTCTAGCCCAACCTCAAGGAGTAGCAGTTTATAACCCAGAACAAGTCATTCGTTCTCTAGATATTTTTGTAATGTTAGCCAATGTCAATATGATTGGGACTCACTTTTTTGGTGAAGTTACTTCTTTGGGATTACTCTATTGGGTAGAGGATTGA
- a CDS encoding sensory rhodopsin transducer — protein sequence MNQPIGQKRWAIAEGYIPAYGHGPEPQFTSHETACLLNTSDQDARVEITIYFSDREPIGPYHINVPARRTLHLRFNDLTDPQPIPHDTDYASVIESDVPIVVQHTRLDSRQSENALLSTVAYASDR from the coding sequence ATGAATCAACCCATTGGACAGAAGAGATGGGCAATAGCAGAGGGCTACATCCCAGCCTATGGTCACGGTCCGGAACCTCAATTTACTAGTCATGAGACCGCTTGTTTGCTGAACACTTCAGACCAAGATGCTCGTGTAGAAATCACGATTTATTTTAGCGATCGCGAACCTATCGGACCTTACCACATTAACGTTCCGGCTCGCCGCACATTGCACCTGCGTTTTAACGATCTAACCGATCCTCAACCAATTCCTCACGACACTGACTATGCCAGTGTCATCGAGTCAGATGTTCCTATAGTCGTGCAGCATACTCGATTGGATTCCAGGCAGTCTGAAAATGCTTTACTCAGTACTGTTGCCTATGCCAGCGATCGCTAA
- a CDS encoding ion transporter yields the protein MSNPNLVEKQALDRERGEVLQQLEDWLEAPMLVLGFTWLALFVIELIWGLNPLLDVVNTTIWIIFILDFLVKFALAPRKLSYIKSNWLTAVSLLLPALRTFRIIRVVKALRTARAVRGLRLLRVMTRINRGMRALGASINRRGFGYVVALTVIVTLVGAAGMYAFENEVADGSGLNNYGNALWWTAMLMTTMGSEYWPKTSEGRVLCFFLALYAFAVFGYVTATLATFFIGRDADDDEAELAGTKSIEALHIEIAALREEIQELLCQNSER from the coding sequence ATGAGCAATCCGAATCTTGTTGAAAAACAAGCTCTCGATCGAGAGCGTGGGGAAGTCTTGCAACAGCTAGAGGATTGGTTGGAAGCGCCTATGCTGGTACTGGGTTTTACGTGGCTAGCATTATTCGTCATTGAACTAATCTGGGGACTAAACCCTCTGCTAGATGTTGTTAACACGACTATCTGGATTATTTTTATCCTAGATTTTTTAGTTAAATTTGCCCTTGCTCCCCGCAAGCTCTCTTACATCAAAAGCAACTGGCTAACTGCTGTCTCTCTGTTATTACCAGCTTTGCGTACTTTTCGGATTATACGAGTAGTAAAAGCACTACGAACAGCACGGGCTGTCAGAGGGTTGCGGTTATTGCGCGTTATGACTCGTATCAACCGAGGTATGCGGGCTTTAGGAGCAAGTATTAACCGTCGAGGATTTGGTTATGTCGTAGCGCTAACAGTCATTGTTACGCTGGTGGGAGCAGCAGGAATGTATGCATTTGAAAACGAGGTTGCTGATGGTTCGGGGCTGAACAACTATGGCAATGCTTTATGGTGGACGGCAATGCTCATGACGACGATGGGTTCTGAATATTGGCCCAAAACATCTGAGGGTCGCGTGCTTTGCTTTTTTTTGGCACTTTATGCGTTTGCAGTATTTGGCTACGTCACTGCAACTCTAGCAACTTTCTTTATTGGTCGCGATGCAGATGACGACGAAGCGGAGTTAGCAGGAACGAAATCAATAGAGGCACTTCATATTGAAATTGCAGCATTGCGGGAGGAAATTCAAGAATTGTTGTGTCAGAACTCAGAGCGATGA
- a CDS encoding mechanosensitive ion channel family protein — MNAEISAAWNKVQSMINSFIVLLPNIVLALIVFVLFFFIARTIKGLVKRLTRSRRHARNLGLVLGRLAQGLTILLGLFISLSIVIPSFKAGDLIQLLGISGVAIGFAFRDILQNFLAGILILLTEPFQIDDQIVFKDFQGTVENIQTRATTIRTYDGRRIVIPNSELFTNSITVNTAFENRRIEYDVGIGYGDDIERAKQLILEAIHSVDTVLKEPAPDALVMELAESTVNIRARWWIKPPRRADDLTSRDRVLSEIKNKLVENGIDLPYPTRQILFHDQTEETDGDRTRQREGWPAGKNSVPKPRSISGSLRRLAELRAQRDDNGQVPSQTAKDS; from the coding sequence ATGAATGCAGAGATATCCGCAGCTTGGAATAAAGTTCAAAGCATGATTAACAGTTTTATCGTTCTGCTACCGAACATTGTGCTGGCGTTAATTGTTTTTGTACTTTTTTTCTTTATTGCTAGGACGATCAAGGGACTGGTTAAGCGATTGACTCGCAGCCGTCGCCACGCCCGAAATCTGGGATTGGTATTGGGACGATTAGCTCAGGGTTTGACAATTCTGCTTGGTCTGTTTATCTCCCTATCCATTGTGATTCCCTCATTTAAAGCAGGTGATTTGATTCAATTGCTAGGAATCAGTGGTGTAGCAATTGGTTTTGCATTTCGTGATATTCTGCAAAATTTCTTAGCTGGCATTCTAATTCTCTTAACTGAGCCGTTCCAAATCGATGACCAAATTGTTTTTAAAGACTTTCAGGGAACGGTAGAAAATATCCAAACAAGGGCAACAACAATTAGAACTTATGATGGTCGTCGTATTGTAATTCCAAACTCTGAATTGTTCACTAATTCAATTACTGTCAACACCGCCTTTGAAAACCGTCGTATTGAGTATGATGTTGGCATTGGCTATGGGGATGATATCGAGCGAGCAAAGCAGTTAATCCTGGAGGCAATCCATAGTGTAGACACTGTATTGAAAGAACCAGCTCCTGATGCACTGGTGATGGAACTTGCTGAAAGTACTGTCAACATTCGCGCTCGGTGGTGGATAAAGCCGCCACGGCGTGCCGACGACCTTACCTCAAGGGATCGAGTTCTTTCTGAAATAAAGAATAAGCTAGTTGAAAACGGTATTGACTTACCTTATCCAACTAGGCAGATTTTGTTCCACGATCAAACTGAGGAAACAGATGGCGATCGCACCCGTCAGCGTGAAGGTTGGCCTGCGGGTAAAAACTCTGTCCCTAAGCCTCGCAGCATTAGCGGCTCGCTCAGGCGGCTTGCTGAATTACGGGCGCAACGTGATGACAACGGTCAAGTACCTTCTCAAACAGCTAAAGACTCATGA
- a CDS encoding PRC-barrel domain-containing protein — MALYKLDEYDPNYASDVFDGHDIKNFDVYADGDKVGSVTNVLVDENDGRFRYFIIDTGFWILGKKVLLPVGLARLNYDDKRLYVPGLTKEQVKNLPEFSENLALDNDYEERVRGVYRPLAGTTALSPFSYNPATYNYLQEPYFYDLSDRNLRTYEERLISKRYQSR, encoded by the coding sequence ATGGCTTTGTACAAACTTGATGAATACGATCCTAACTACGCTAGTGATGTTTTTGACGGTCATGACATCAAAAACTTTGATGTTTATGCTGATGGTGATAAAGTTGGTTCTGTTACTAACGTGCTAGTTGATGAAAACGATGGTCGGTTCCGTTATTTCATTATTGATACAGGCTTTTGGATTTTAGGCAAAAAAGTATTGCTTCCAGTTGGTTTAGCTCGCCTAAATTATGATGATAAACGATTGTATGTTCCAGGATTGACTAAAGAGCAAGTGAAAAATTTGCCAGAATTCAGTGAAAATTTGGCACTTGACAATGATTATGAGGAGCGAGTCAGAGGAGTTTACCGCCCGTTAGCGGGAACAACAGCCCTAAGTCCGTTTTCTTATAACCCCGCTACCTACAATTATTTGCAAGAGCCTTACTTTTATGATTTGAGCGATCGCAATCTCAGAACCTATGAAGAACGCTTGATAAGCAAGCGATACCAATCACGGTAG
- a CDS encoding HPP family protein, translated as MKPHRSSLKPLKSATKSLRKRLTWKGELALATAPTAVILSVFALVEVLTRQRLLFASLASSAFLIYLDPQHGTNTVRTLVISQMMAAGIGFVTYTLLGSGYVSGGTGMIITIVLMILLDVMHPPAVATSLSFALKASNENNLVLFGLAVGITALLVGLERFALWLLTYLSSKS; from the coding sequence ATGAAACCTCATCGTTCCAGCTTAAAGCCTTTGAAAAGTGCGACTAAATCGCTCCGCAAACGCCTAACTTGGAAGGGTGAGTTAGCTTTAGCCACTGCCCCAACAGCAGTCATATTGAGCGTGTTTGCCTTAGTGGAAGTACTAACCCGTCAGCGTTTGTTGTTTGCATCCTTAGCCTCTAGCGCCTTTCTCATTTATCTCGATCCTCAGCACGGTACAAATACTGTGCGAACTCTAGTCATTTCCCAAATGATGGCAGCGGGAATCGGTTTTGTAACATACACGCTGTTAGGTTCGGGTTACGTCTCTGGTGGAACTGGAATGATTATTACAATCGTGCTGATGATACTGTTAGATGTTATGCATCCCCCAGCTGTTGCCACATCCTTAAGCTTTGCCTTAAAAGCTAGCAATGAAAATAATCTAGTTTTGTTTGGTCTAGCTGTGGGCATTACTGCCTTGTTGGTTGGATTGGAACGCTTTGCTCTATGGCTTCTAACATACCTTAGCTCGAAGTCATGA
- a CDS encoding four-helix bundle copper-binding protein: MAIQQLTLDRVNQEMQQCIQNCLDCHSICLNTINYCLQKGGNHAEQSHIRLMLDCAEICVTSANFMLRTSDLHTRTCGVCAEVCDRCAQDCERMGDDAQMKACADMCHRCAESCRQMSMATA, translated from the coding sequence GTGGCAATACAACAACTTACTTTAGATCGTGTTAACCAAGAAATGCAACAGTGTATTCAAAACTGCTTAGATTGTCATAGTATCTGTTTGAATACCATAAATTACTGTCTACAAAAGGGTGGTAATCATGCGGAACAATCTCACATCCGGTTAATGCTTGATTGCGCTGAAATTTGTGTAACCAGTGCTAATTTTATGTTGCGAACTTCTGACCTTCATACCCGTACTTGTGGCGTTTGTGCAGAAGTGTGCGATCGGTGCGCTCAAGATTGCGAGCGTATGGGTGATGATGCTCAAATGAAAGCTTGCGCTGATATGTGCCATCGCTGTGCTGAATCTTGTCGGCAAATGTCAATGGCAACTGCATAA
- a CDS encoding BON domain-containing protein, with protein MTDEELRTIIVDKLCWDDRANTSEVNVIVNNSKVTLTGTVSSSRAKRIVEEDVREVVGILKINNQLWVQYLPMTPVLTDEEVASNVVNSLARNPDIDDNKIDVSVIGGLLTLHGTVDAFWKKFQAEDIAYGITGVIDVINELAVVPTKDARDEEIAKSIENALESNMDVEAEDVNVIVENSRVSLIGFVPNWAAWRAAHNTASYTTGVTMVVDKLAIRYPEN; from the coding sequence ATGACAGACGAAGAACTTAGAACCATAATCGTAGATAAACTTTGCTGGGATGACCGTGCGAACACATCTGAAGTTAATGTAATAGTTAATAATTCCAAAGTCACTCTTACAGGTACAGTATCAAGTTCTAGAGCTAAACGTATTGTTGAGGAAGATGTTAGAGAGGTTGTAGGAATACTTAAGATAAACAATCAATTATGGGTCCAGTATCTGCCTATGACACCCGTCCTTACAGATGAAGAAGTTGCATCAAATGTTGTAAATAGTCTCGCTAGAAACCCGGATATTGACGACAATAAGATAGATGTCAGTGTTATTGGAGGTTTACTAACTCTCCATGGTACAGTAGATGCTTTTTGGAAGAAATTTCAGGCGGAAGATATTGCTTATGGAATTACTGGAGTCATAGATGTTATCAATGAACTAGCAGTTGTACCTACTAAAGACGCTCGAGATGAGGAGATTGCAAAATCCATTGAGAATGCTTTGGAAAGCAACATGGATGTGGAAGCTGAAGATGTAAATGTAATAGTAGAGAACAGTAGAGTTTCTTTAATAGGTTTTGTTCCTAATTGGGCAGCATGGCGAGCAGCCCATAACACAGCTTCTTATACTACAGGAGTCACTATGGTAGTGGATAAGCTAGCCATTCGTTATCCAGAGAATTGA
- a CDS encoding response regulator, with protein sequence MTAKQILVIDDEEDIRKLIQTCLEIMGGWQVLTAPSGREGLLLAQSAQPDAILLDVMMPDIDGPTTFQQLQANPSTKDIPVILLTARGQAAEHRQFAQMGVTGVIKKPFNPHKLADQVATALSPNV encoded by the coding sequence ATGACAGCTAAACAAATTCTAGTTATTGATGATGAAGAGGATATTCGCAAGTTAATTCAGACCTGTTTGGAGATCATGGGAGGCTGGCAAGTGCTAACAGCCCCATCAGGTCGCGAAGGGCTGCTATTGGCTCAGTCTGCTCAGCCTGATGCTATTCTTCTAGATGTCATGATGCCTGATATAGACGGTCCGACCACCTTTCAACAGCTACAGGCAAATCCATCAACTAAGGATATTCCTGTAATTTTACTAACCGCTAGAGGGCAAGCTGCCGAACATCGTCAGTTTGCTCAAATGGGTGTGACAGGTGTAATTAAGAAACCTTTTAATCCTCATAAACTAGCTGACCAAGTAGCGACAGCTTTAAGCCCAAATGTTTAA